A genomic window from Synechococcus sp. CBW1107 includes:
- a CDS encoding cupin domain-containing protein: protein MARSRSGHSPSLVLTRAAAAGLAGLGMVTAAAGLRADDVIGTPGDGGIITVRPSNSIVSRQRLGQFVGISGANSGAKGLSLNRVVIPPGGSAAAHRHLGSESAIYLVQGTVRTRYGERLEHAVVNRAGDFLFIPAGVPHQPTNLSSSEAAVAIVARNDPDEQEHVELIDAVTPAAPSAPSP from the coding sequence ATGGCCAGGTCCCGGAGCGGGCACAGTCCCTCCCTGGTCCTCACCCGCGCCGCCGCAGCAGGACTGGCTGGCCTGGGGATGGTCACGGCGGCCGCTGGGCTGCGCGCCGATGACGTGATCGGCACACCGGGCGACGGCGGCATCATCACCGTGCGGCCGAGCAACAGCATCGTGAGCCGGCAGCGGCTGGGTCAGTTCGTGGGCATCTCCGGCGCCAACAGCGGCGCCAAGGGGCTCTCGCTCAACCGCGTGGTGATCCCCCCGGGCGGCAGCGCCGCAGCCCATCGTCATCTGGGGTCGGAGTCGGCGATCTACCTGGTGCAGGGCACCGTGCGCACCCGCTATGGCGAGCGCCTGGAGCATGCGGTCGTGAACCGGGCCGGTGATTTTCTGTTCATCCCGGCCGGGGTCCCCCACCAACCCACCAACCTCAGCAGCAGCGAGGCGGCTGTGGCGATCGTGGCCCGCAACGATCCGGATGAGCAGGAGCATGTGGAGCTGATCGACGCGGTGACGCCGGCAGCGCCGTCCGCTCCCTCGCCCTGA
- a CDS encoding fatty acid desaturase: MTATVRRPSPPSIRAVPAARPAATRPSGVASLAPAALSLSRAEALHRPRRGEPTPSAPRGTRWATIGFMAVVHVLALVALLPQFWSVPAVTSMLVLYWITGCLGVTLGYHRLLAHRALRVPQWLERFFATCGALSCQHGPIDWAGLHRHHHKFSDTDADHHNSHKGFWWSHMGWMFEEIPAMAAVPRLTGDLQRDPYYRWLNTNFLLLQIPVGLLLFWIGTVTGAGGWALVLWGIPLRLVVLYHCTWLVNSATHCWGSVSHASGDESRNNPWVAALTFGEGWHNNHHAFPHSARHGFGARQFDLTWQHIRLLRALGLATQVRLPAAAGKAIQPVI, encoded by the coding sequence ATGACCGCCACCGTTCGGCGACCCTCCCCCCCTTCAATCCGCGCCGTCCCTGCCGCGAGGCCCGCAGCCACCCGCCCCTCCGGTGTCGCCAGCCTCGCTCCCGCCGCGCTCTCCCTCTCCAGAGCCGAGGCTCTGCACCGCCCGCGACGCGGCGAACCCACGCCCTCGGCGCCCAGGGGCACCCGCTGGGCCACCATCGGCTTCATGGCCGTGGTCCACGTGCTGGCGCTGGTCGCCCTGCTGCCCCAGTTCTGGAGCGTGCCGGCCGTCACCAGCATGCTGGTGCTCTACTGGATCACCGGCTGCCTCGGGGTCACCCTCGGCTATCACCGCCTGCTGGCCCACCGGGCCCTGCGGGTGCCCCAGTGGCTGGAGCGCTTCTTCGCCACCTGCGGCGCCCTGAGCTGCCAGCACGGTCCGATCGACTGGGCCGGGCTGCACCGCCACCACCACAAGTTCTCCGACACCGACGCCGACCACCACAACAGCCACAAGGGCTTCTGGTGGAGCCACATGGGCTGGATGTTCGAGGAGATTCCGGCCATGGCCGCCGTGCCCCGCCTCACCGGTGATCTGCAGCGCGACCCCTACTACCGCTGGCTCAACACCAATTTCCTGCTCCTGCAGATCCCTGTCGGCCTCCTGCTGTTCTGGATCGGCACCGTCACCGGGGCCGGCGGCTGGGCTCTGGTGCTGTGGGGAATCCCCCTCCGCCTGGTGGTGCTGTACCACTGCACCTGGCTGGTGAACTCCGCCACCCACTGCTGGGGCAGCGTGTCCCACGCCAGCGGCGACGAGTCACGCAACAACCCCTGGGTGGCGGCCCTCACCTTCGGCGAGGGCTGGCACAACAACCACCACGCCTTCCCCCATTCAGCCCGCCACGGCTTCGGCGCCCGCCAGTTCGACCTCACCTGGCAGCACATCCGTCTGCTGCGAGCCCTGGGCCTGGCCACCCAGGTGCGCCTGCCCGCCGCCGCCGGCAAGGCAATCCAACCGGTGATCTAG
- a CDS encoding acyl-CoA desaturase, whose protein sequence is MRGHAAEHQDAAIRASVSGRRQPLPPSQRKYKFGTTSFMLAIHVGAVFALLPRFWSWQGVLVLAALYWTTVLGVTLGLHRLLAHRSFVAPKWLERSLVLMGSLACQSGPIEWVGLHRHHHKYSDQPNDHHDAGRGLWWSHSDWMLHDIPAVRQMGRFTGDLQRDPLYRWLDRWFLLLQVPLGAALWWYGERAGVPGGGLGLVLWGIPLRLAIVYHVTWLVNSATHAFGYRNFDSPDLSRNCWWVAILSFGEGWHNNHHAHPASARHGLRWFEFDITWQHIKVLRALGLAKRIRVAHVGQPLPSATSS, encoded by the coding sequence CTGCGGGGCCACGCCGCCGAGCATCAGGACGCCGCCATCCGCGCGTCGGTGAGCGGGCGCCGTCAGCCTCTGCCCCCCAGCCAGCGCAAGTACAAGTTCGGCACCACCAGCTTCATGCTGGCGATCCACGTGGGTGCCGTCTTCGCCCTGCTGCCCCGCTTCTGGAGCTGGCAGGGGGTGCTGGTGCTGGCGGCCCTCTACTGGACCACGGTGCTGGGTGTGACCCTGGGGCTGCACCGCCTGTTGGCCCACCGGAGCTTCGTGGCGCCGAAATGGCTCGAGCGCTCCCTGGTGCTGATGGGCAGCCTGGCCTGCCAGAGCGGACCGATCGAGTGGGTGGGTCTGCACCGCCACCATCACAAGTATTCCGACCAGCCCAATGACCACCACGATGCCGGCCGCGGCCTCTGGTGGAGTCACAGCGACTGGATGCTCCACGACATTCCGGCGGTGCGCCAGATGGGTCGCTTCACCGGCGATCTCCAGCGTGATCCCCTCTACCGCTGGCTCGACCGCTGGTTTCTGCTGCTGCAGGTGCCCCTGGGTGCCGCACTCTGGTGGTACGGCGAGCGGGCCGGCGTGCCCGGCGGCGGGCTGGGTCTGGTGCTCTGGGGCATCCCTCTGCGGCTGGCGATCGTCTATCACGTCACCTGGCTGGTGAACAGCGCCACCCACGCCTTCGGCTACCGCAACTTCGACAGCCCCGACCTCTCGCGCAACTGCTGGTGGGTGGCGATCCTCTCCTTCGGCGAGGGCTGGCACAACAACCACCACGCCCACCCCGCCAGCGCGCGCCACGGCCTGCGCTGGTTCGAGTTCGACATCACCTGGCAGCACATCAAGGTGCTGCGCGCCCTGGGTCTGGCCAAACGGATCCGGGTGGCCCATGTGGGTCAGCCGCTGCCCTCGGCCACCAGCTCCTGA
- the dnaB gene encoding replicative DNA helicase gives MVSVPLPAPEGGPEWGPAGAHGDTAPPAAALTPSFRRRGRDQDEARFEALPDQVPPQNLEAEEAVLGGILLDPDALGRIADVLRPEAFYLGAHREIYRTALMLHGQGKPTDLTAMAAWLADTGQLEKVGGSNRLVELVERTLSTASIDQVARLVMDKYLRRQLIRSGNEVIKLGFDQAKPMEQVLDEAEQQIFAISQEKPSVGLTPTAEILTSTFNEIESRSLGTSVAGIPVNFYDLDAITQGLQRSDLIIVAGRPAMGKTSIVLNIAKNVAQIHQLPVCVFSLEMSKEQLTYRLLSMEVGIESGRLRTGRLQQEEWPLLGQGINTLGQLPLFIDDKPNAGVLEMRSLCRRLMAEQGKELGLIVIDYLQLMEGSTPDNRVQELSRITRGLKGMARELNVPVMALSQLSRGVESRTNKRPMLSDLRESGSIEQDADLVLMIYRDEYYNPETADRGITEVIVTKHRNGPVGTVKLLFEPQFTRFRNLAAP, from the coding sequence ATGGTGAGTGTTCCCCTGCCGGCCCCTGAGGGCGGCCCCGAGTGGGGCCCCGCTGGCGCGCATGGCGACACGGCGCCACCCGCCGCCGCCCTGACACCGTCCTTTCGGCGCCGCGGCCGGGACCAGGACGAGGCCCGCTTCGAGGCCCTGCCCGATCAGGTTCCCCCTCAGAACCTGGAGGCGGAGGAAGCGGTTCTCGGCGGCATCCTGCTCGATCCCGATGCCCTCGGGCGCATCGCCGATGTGCTGCGGCCGGAGGCCTTCTACCTCGGCGCCCACCGGGAGATCTACCGCACGGCCCTGATGCTGCACGGCCAGGGCAAACCCACCGACCTCACGGCCATGGCCGCCTGGCTGGCCGACACCGGACAGCTGGAGAAAGTGGGCGGCAGCAACCGGCTGGTGGAGCTGGTGGAGCGCACCCTCAGCACCGCCTCGATCGACCAGGTGGCCCGCCTGGTGATGGACAAGTACCTGCGGCGGCAGCTGATCCGCTCCGGCAACGAGGTGATCAAGCTCGGCTTCGATCAGGCCAAGCCCATGGAGCAGGTGCTGGATGAAGCCGAGCAGCAGATCTTCGCGATCAGCCAGGAAAAGCCCTCCGTGGGGCTCACCCCCACCGCCGAGATCCTCACCAGCACCTTCAACGAGATCGAGAGCCGCTCGCTCGGCACCTCGGTGGCGGGCATCCCGGTCAACTTCTACGACCTCGACGCCATCACCCAGGGACTGCAACGCAGCGATCTGATCATCGTGGCCGGCCGGCCGGCGATGGGGAAGACCTCGATCGTGCTCAACATCGCCAAGAACGTGGCCCAGATCCACCAGCTGCCGGTGTGCGTGTTCTCCCTGGAGATGAGCAAGGAGCAGCTCACCTACCGGCTGCTGTCGATGGAGGTGGGCATCGAGAGCGGCCGGCTGCGCACCGGCCGGCTGCAGCAGGAGGAATGGCCGCTGCTGGGCCAGGGCATCAACACCCTCGGCCAGCTGCCCCTGTTCATCGACGACAAACCCAACGCCGGGGTGCTCGAGATGCGCTCCCTCTGCCGCCGGCTGATGGCCGAGCAGGGCAAGGAACTGGGCCTGATCGTGATCGATTACCTCCAGCTGATGGAGGGCTCCACCCCCGACAACCGGGTGCAGGAGCTGTCGCGGATCACGCGGGGGCTCAAGGGCATGGCGCGGGAACTGAACGTGCCGGTGATGGCCCTCTCCCAGCTCAGCCGCGGCGTGGAGAGCCGCACCAACAAGCGGCCGATGCTCAGCGATCTGCGCGAATCGGGCTCGATCGAGCAGGACGCCGACCTGGTGCTGATGATCTACCGCGACGAGTACTACAACCCGGAGACGGCCGATCGCGGCATCACCGAGGTGATCGTGACCAAGCACCGCAACGGTCCCGTGGGCACGGTGAAGCTGCTGTTCGAACCCCAGTTCACCCGCTTCCGGAACCTGGCTGCCCCCTGA
- a CDS encoding methionine gamma-lyase family protein: MTTAAMSAGAHSGWARDRVAAAAERIAPLAAVRTAAVQPALARVLDAFAAERLGTHHFASVSGYGHGDLGREALDRVFARVLGAEAAAVRLQFVSGTHAIAAALFGVLRPGDRLLALTGRPYDTLEEVIGLRGHGQGSLADFGIHYDELPLTVAGAVDEDGLASALAPPTRMVLIQRSCGYSWRPSLSVESIARLCERVEALRPGCIRFVDNCYGEFVEGLEPTAVGADLIAGSLIKNLGGTIAPTGGYVAGRAELVEQACCRLTAPGIGSEGGTGFDLYRLLFQGLFLAPQMVSEALIGAELTAAVFSDLGFAVQPRVGEQRSDLIQAVRFGAPEPLIRVCRAFQSCSPVGSYLDPVPAPMPGYASELVMAGGSFIDGSTSEFSADGPLREPYVLFTQGGTHRSHVALALERALAALGPGGCS, encoded by the coding sequence ATGACGACAGCGGCAATGAGCGCGGGAGCCCACAGCGGCTGGGCCCGGGATCGGGTGGCCGCCGCCGCCGAGCGGATCGCTCCGCTGGCGGCGGTCCGCACCGCGGCCGTCCAGCCGGCCCTGGCGCGGGTGCTTGACGCCTTTGCCGCCGAGCGGCTCGGCACCCACCACTTCGCCTCCGTCAGCGGTTACGGCCATGGCGATCTGGGCCGGGAGGCGCTCGATCGGGTTTTCGCGCGGGTGCTCGGAGCCGAAGCCGCTGCCGTGCGCCTGCAGTTCGTCAGCGGCACCCATGCCATCGCCGCCGCCCTGTTCGGTGTGTTGCGCCCCGGTGATCGCCTGCTCGCCCTCACCGGCCGCCCTTACGACACCCTCGAGGAGGTGATCGGTCTGCGTGGCCATGGTCAGGGCTCCCTGGCCGACTTCGGCATCCATTACGACGAGCTGCCGCTCACGGTCGCCGGCGCGGTGGATGAGGACGGCCTGGCGTCGGCCCTGGCGCCGCCCACGCGCATGGTGCTGATTCAGCGCAGCTGCGGCTACAGCTGGCGGCCCTCCCTGAGCGTGGAGTCGATCGCCCGTCTCTGCGAGCGGGTGGAGGCCCTCCGTCCGGGCTGCATCCGCTTCGTCGACAACTGCTACGGAGAGTTCGTCGAGGGCCTCGAGCCGACGGCGGTGGGAGCCGATCTGATCGCCGGCTCGCTGATCAAGAACCTCGGCGGCACCATCGCTCCCACCGGCGGCTACGTGGCCGGCCGCGCCGAGCTGGTGGAGCAGGCCTGCTGCCGGCTCACGGCACCCGGCATCGGCAGCGAGGGCGGCACCGGTTTCGATCTCTATCGCCTGCTGTTCCAGGGGCTGTTCCTGGCGCCCCAGATGGTGTCGGAAGCCCTGATCGGCGCTGAACTCACCGCCGCGGTCTTCAGCGATCTGGGCTTTGCCGTTCAGCCCCGGGTGGGGGAGCAGCGCAGCGATCTGATCCAGGCGGTGCGCTTCGGTGCCCCCGAGCCCCTGATCCGTGTGTGCCGGGCCTTCCAGTCGTGCTCGCCGGTGGGGAGCTATCTCGATCCGGTGCCGGCGCCGATGCCCGGCTACGCCAGTGAGCTGGTGATGGCCGGCGGCAGCTTCATCGACGGCAGCACCAGCGAGTTCTCGGCCGATGGCCCCCTGCGCGAGCCCTACGTGCTGTTCACCCAGGGCGGCACCCACCGCAGCCACGTGGCCCTGGCGCTGGAGCGGGCCCTGGCGGCGCTGGGCCCCGGAGGGTGCTCCTGA
- the rplI gene encoding 50S ribosomal protein L9: MAKRVSVVLSEDVYSLGKQGDLVEVAPGYARNFLLPQSKAVAVTAAVLRQVEHRRAKEAERQAALKQEAEAFRTALTTIGRFTVKKQTGGDDVLFGTVTNGDVAEAIEAATKKELDRRDISVPEIHRTGSYKVQVKLHPEVTAEINLEVVSH; encoded by the coding sequence ATGGCCAAGCGCGTCTCCGTCGTCCTCAGCGAGGACGTTTACAGCCTCGGCAAACAGGGGGACCTGGTGGAGGTGGCTCCCGGTTACGCCCGTAACTTCCTGCTGCCCCAGAGCAAGGCCGTTGCCGTCACGGCCGCCGTGCTGCGCCAGGTGGAGCACCGCCGCGCCAAGGAGGCCGAGCGCCAGGCAGCCCTGAAACAGGAGGCCGAGGCCTTCCGCACAGCCCTGACCACGATCGGCCGCTTCACCGTCAAGAAACAGACCGGTGGCGACGACGTGCTGTTCGGCACCGTCACCAACGGCGATGTGGCCGAAGCGATCGAAGCCGCCACCAAGAAGGAACTCGACCGCCGCGACATCTCCGTTCCCGAGATCCACCGCACCGGCTCCTACAAGGTGCAGGTGAAACTGCATCCCGAGGTCACCGCGGAAATCAACCTGGAAGTCGTCAGCCACTGA
- a CDS encoding sterol desaturase family protein → MPIAQIDTETVIRSLGDHSFLFYGLVFFGIILARYFLLAGGSWWWLYARSAPPDPGSAPPGASDIRADIRLSVLSAAVFALATASVLTLQSHGLTRLYARPDTYGWWYLALSYAAVLILQDGLYYATHRFFHHRWLYRWCHHGHHRTRQPTPWTSFAFDPPEAVAQALVLVLMVMLVPLHLITLMAVLSTMTVWAIVNHLGLDHLPSGFPHHWLGRWVIGPAHHSLHHRHPGVHFGLYFTLWDRIGGTEDSSYAAAVEPPDDLNAIH, encoded by the coding sequence ATGCCGATCGCACAGATCGACACCGAAACAGTGATCCGTTCACTCGGTGATCACTCTTTCTTGTTCTACGGACTTGTTTTCTTCGGCATCATTCTGGCCCGCTACTTTCTGCTGGCCGGTGGATCCTGGTGGTGGCTGTATGCCCGCTCAGCCCCCCCGGATCCCGGATCAGCCCCCCCCGGGGCCAGTGACATCCGTGCCGACATCCGCCTGTCCGTGCTCTCGGCGGCCGTGTTCGCCCTGGCCACCGCCAGCGTGCTCACCCTCCAGAGCCATGGGCTCACGCGCCTCTACGCCAGGCCCGACACCTACGGCTGGTGGTACCTGGCGCTGAGCTATGCCGCTGTGCTGATCCTGCAGGACGGCCTCTACTACGCCACCCATCGCTTCTTTCACCACCGCTGGCTTTACCGCTGGTGCCACCACGGTCACCACCGCACACGCCAGCCCACCCCATGGACCTCCTTCGCCTTCGATCCCCCCGAAGCCGTGGCTCAGGCCCTGGTGCTGGTGCTCATGGTGATGCTGGTGCCCCTGCACCTGATCACCCTGATGGCGGTGCTGAGCACCATGACGGTGTGGGCGATCGTGAATCACCTCGGCCTTGATCATCTCCCCAGCGGCTTCCCCCACCACTGGCTGGGCCGCTGGGTGATCGGACCTGCCCACCATTCCCTGCATCATCGCCACCCGGGTGTGCACTTCGGGCTCTATTTCACGCTCTGGGACCGGATCGGCGGCACCGAAGATTCCAGCTACGCCGCCGCCGTCGAGCCACCCGACGATCTGAACGCCATACATTGA
- the gcvP gene encoding aminomethyl-transferring glycine dehydrogenase, whose translation MLERVGCTDLEGFVAEVVPADILIPASAAEQDLPEGVGEAQALAELRRIASLNQVRRSLIGLGYYGTATPALIQRHVLENPCWYTAYTPYQAEIAQGRLEALLNFQTLISELTALPIANASLLDEATAAAEAMSLSAGACRRGEARRFLVDEQVFPQTLEVLRTRAEPLGILIETFDPATVSSASSSAAAAGDQLFGSDVFGVLLQLPGSRGRLLDPTAVIAAAHEAGAMVTVAIDPLAQVLLEPVGALGADIAIGSSQRFGVPLGFGGPHAAFFATTEAHKRQIPGRLVGRSLDAEGRPALRLALQTREQHIRRDKATSNICTAQVLLAVMAGFYAVHHGPEGLSAIARRVLRLRAALALGLARLGFQFDAGPAFGTLSVLTAEAAALLERAEAAGFNLRPLMSPVGVLEGVALSLDERSDEAEIDQLLALFAAAASAEAPSAAALLAELPADQELLAGLPLRQGPWLRQDVFQRYRSESELLRYIQRLASRDLSLVHGMIPLGSCTMKLNAAAELAPVSWAEFADLHPLVPPSQARGYARLIADLESWLAVITGFAGVSLQPNAGSQGEYAGLLVIRAWHRSRGDDHRDVCLIPTSAHGTNPASAVMAGLRVVPVACDDKGNIDLVDLEAKAQTHAASLAAVMVTYPSTHGVFEPGIRRLCDVIHRHGGQVYLDGANLNAQVGLAKPGLYGADVCHLNLHKTFCIPHGGGGPGVGPIGVAAHLVPFLPGQAQGIGAVAAARWGSAGILPISWMYIRMMGGAGLRQASSMALLAANVIAERLEPHYPVLFRGPGGRVAHECILDLRPLKRSAGLEVDDLAKRLMDYGFHAPTVSWPVAGTVMVEPTESESLAEIDRFCEALIAIRAETAAIEAGQVDPLDNPLKRAPHTLAAVTADDWGRPYSRQQAAFPAGEGQHATKFWPAVARIDNAYGDRNLVCTCPSVEELAAVPLGAVPEGVATAPALAGHGR comes from the coding sequence ATGCTCGAGCGCGTGGGCTGCACCGATCTGGAGGGCTTCGTGGCGGAAGTCGTTCCCGCTGACATCCTGATTCCAGCCAGCGCCGCCGAGCAGGATCTGCCCGAGGGCGTCGGGGAGGCCCAGGCCCTGGCGGAACTGCGCCGGATCGCTTCCCTCAACCAGGTGCGTCGCAGCCTGATCGGCCTGGGGTATTACGGCACCGCCACCCCGGCCCTGATCCAGCGCCATGTGCTGGAGAACCCCTGCTGGTACACCGCCTACACCCCTTACCAGGCGGAGATCGCCCAGGGGCGGCTGGAGGCCCTGCTCAATTTCCAGACCCTGATCAGCGAGCTCACAGCCCTGCCGATCGCCAACGCCTCGCTTCTGGACGAGGCCACGGCGGCGGCCGAGGCGATGTCGCTCAGTGCCGGTGCCTGCCGCCGCGGCGAGGCCCGCCGCTTCCTCGTGGATGAGCAGGTGTTTCCCCAGACCCTGGAGGTGCTGCGCACCCGGGCCGAGCCCCTGGGGATTCTGATCGAGACCTTCGATCCAGCCACGGTTTCTTCAGCCAGCAGCAGCGCGGCCGCTGCTGGCGATCAGCTCTTCGGCTCCGATGTCTTCGGTGTGCTGCTGCAACTGCCCGGCAGCCGTGGTCGTCTCCTCGATCCCACGGCGGTGATCGCGGCGGCTCACGAGGCCGGCGCCATGGTCACCGTCGCGATCGATCCCCTCGCCCAGGTGCTGCTGGAGCCCGTGGGTGCCCTCGGCGCCGACATCGCCATCGGCAGCAGCCAGCGGTTCGGGGTGCCCCTGGGCTTCGGTGGACCCCACGCCGCCTTCTTCGCCACCACCGAGGCCCACAAGCGCCAGATCCCCGGCCGTCTGGTGGGCCGCTCCCTCGATGCCGAGGGCCGGCCGGCCCTGCGCCTGGCTCTGCAGACGCGCGAGCAGCACATCCGCCGCGACAAGGCCACCAGCAACATCTGCACCGCCCAGGTGCTGCTGGCGGTGATGGCCGGTTTCTATGCCGTGCACCACGGGCCCGAGGGGCTCAGCGCCATCGCCCGGCGGGTGCTGCGCCTGCGTGCCGCCCTGGCCCTGGGGCTCGCTCGCCTCGGCTTCCAGTTCGATGCCGGCCCGGCCTTCGGCACCCTCAGCGTGCTCACGGCCGAAGCCGCCGCGCTGCTGGAGCGGGCGGAGGCCGCCGGCTTCAACCTCAGGCCGCTCATGTCCCCGGTCGGGGTGCTGGAGGGGGTGGCCCTCAGCCTCGATGAGCGCAGCGATGAGGCCGAGATCGACCAGCTGCTGGCGCTGTTCGCCGCCGCCGCCTCTGCCGAAGCCCCTTCGGCCGCCGCCCTGCTGGCCGAGCTGCCCGCTGATCAGGAGCTGCTGGCGGGCCTGCCCCTGCGCCAGGGCCCCTGGCTGCGGCAGGACGTCTTCCAGCGCTACCGCAGCGAGTCCGAGCTCCTGCGCTACATCCAGCGCCTGGCGTCCCGCGACCTCTCCCTGGTGCACGGGATGATCCCCCTGGGGAGCTGCACGATGAAGCTCAACGCTGCCGCCGAGCTGGCGCCGGTGAGCTGGGCCGAGTTCGCCGACCTGCACCCCCTGGTGCCGCCCTCCCAGGCCAGGGGATATGCCCGTCTGATCGCTGATCTGGAGAGCTGGCTGGCGGTGATCACCGGTTTCGCTGGCGTGTCGTTGCAGCCCAATGCCGGCTCCCAGGGGGAATACGCGGGCCTGCTGGTGATCCGCGCCTGGCACCGCAGCCGCGGCGACGATCACCGCGATGTCTGTCTGATCCCCACCAGCGCCCATGGCACCAACCCGGCCAGCGCGGTGATGGCGGGCCTGCGGGTGGTGCCTGTGGCCTGTGACGACAAGGGCAACATCGACCTGGTGGATCTGGAGGCCAAGGCCCAGACCCATGCCGCCTCCCTGGCGGCGGTGATGGTCACCTACCCGTCCACCCACGGGGTGTTCGAGCCCGGCATCCGCCGTCTCTGCGACGTGATCCACCGCCATGGCGGCCAGGTCTATCTCGACGGGGCCAACCTCAACGCCCAGGTGGGCCTGGCCAAGCCGGGCCTCTACGGCGCCGATGTCTGCCACCTCAACCTGCACAAGACCTTCTGCATCCCCCACGGCGGTGGTGGCCCCGGGGTGGGGCCCATCGGGGTGGCCGCTCACCTGGTGCCCTTCCTGCCCGGTCAGGCCCAGGGCATCGGCGCGGTGGCGGCGGCCCGCTGGGGCAGCGCCGGCATCCTGCCGATCAGCTGGATGTACATCCGCATGATGGGGGGCGCGGGTCTGCGCCAGGCGAGCTCCATGGCCCTGCTGGCGGCCAACGTGATCGCCGAGCGCCTTGAGCCCCATTACCCCGTGCTCTTCCGGGGACCGGGCGGTCGGGTGGCCCATGAATGCATCCTCGATCTGCGACCGCTCAAGCGCAGTGCCGGTCTGGAGGTGGATGACCTGGCCAAGCGTCTGATGGACTACGGCTTCCATGCCCCCACCGTGAGCTGGCCCGTGGCCGGCACGGTGATGGTGGAGCCCACCGAGAGCGAATCGCTCGCGGAGATCGATCGGTTCTGCGAGGCCCTGATCGCGATCAGGGCCGAAACGGCGGCGATCGAGGCCGGCCAGGTGGACCCCCTCGACAACCCGCTCAAGCGTGCGCCCCACACCCTGGCGGCCGTCACGGCCGATGACTGGGGCCGTCCCTACAGCCGGCAGCAGGCCGCTTTCCCCGCCGGGGAGGGCCAGCACGCCACCAAGTTCTGGCCGGCGGTGGCCCGCATCGACAACGCCTACGGCGACAGGAATCTGGTCTGCACCTGCCCATCGGTGGAGGAGCTGGCGGCGGTGCCCCTGGGGGCGGTCCCGGAAGGGGTAGCCACGGCACCAGCCCTGGCTGGCCATGGGCGTTAA
- a CDS encoding transglutaminase family protein → MQRFRILHLTTYSFGALVRLDAHALRLRPREGHELRIESSRLLITPPARLRWHRDAEDNSVAIASFSEPAAQLLIESELVVQQYHQAPLDFLVDEEAVRFPFRYSDDDQPLLAPYRRQPGAGSSPRLAGWVADLLKPGEGIETYGLLERISAQIHSSLRYQRREEPGVQTAEQTLAVGSGSCRDFATLFMEAVRQLGLAARFVSGYLHDPAAAAATGSTHAWAEVYLPGAGWKGFDPTTGGLAGPHHMAVAVARHPEAVPPVAGSFVGPRGATLSVGVWVTRLEGSP, encoded by the coding sequence ATGCAGCGCTTCCGGATCCTGCACCTCACCACCTACAGCTTCGGGGCGCTCGTCCGGCTTGACGCCCATGCACTGCGGCTCAGGCCGCGGGAGGGCCACGAACTGCGGATCGAATCCTCGCGCCTGCTCATCACACCGCCGGCCAGGCTGCGCTGGCACCGCGACGCGGAGGACAATTCGGTGGCGATCGCCAGCTTCAGCGAGCCCGCGGCTCAGCTGCTGATCGAGAGCGAACTGGTGGTCCAGCAGTACCACCAGGCCCCCCTGGATTTCCTGGTGGATGAGGAGGCGGTGCGGTTTCCCTTCCGCTACAGCGACGACGACCAGCCGTTGCTGGCCCCCTACCGCCGGCAGCCCGGGGCCGGCTCGTCTCCACGGCTGGCGGGCTGGGTGGCGGATCTTCTCAAGCCTGGCGAGGGGATCGAAACCTACGGGCTGCTGGAGCGGATCAGCGCTCAGATCCACTCCAGCCTGCGCTATCAGCGCCGCGAGGAACCGGGCGTGCAGACGGCGGAGCAAACCCTGGCGGTTGGCTCAGGCTCCTGCCGCGACTTCGCCACCCTGTTCATGGAGGCGGTCCGCCAGCTGGGCCTCGCCGCCCGCTTCGTGAGCGGCTATCTCCATGATCCGGCCGCGGCCGCAGCCACCGGCTCCACCCACGCCTGGGCAGAGGTGTACCTGCCCGGAGCGGGCTGGAAGGGTTTCGATCCCACCACCGGCGGCCTCGCGGGACCTCACCACATGGCCGTGGCCGTGGCTCGCCACCCCGAGGCCGTACCTCCCGTGGCGGGTTCGTTCGTTGGGCCGCGCGGGGCGACCCTCAGCGTGGGGGTGTGGGTGACGAGGTTGGAGGGGTCGCCCTGA
- the gcvH gene encoding glycine cleavage system protein GcvH translates to MALQVPDDCRYADSHEYVRPEGELVRVGVSAFAVDQLGDIVFVELPETGTQLERGSSFGTVESVKAVEEMYAPISGTVELRNEAVLSSPEELQNDPYGEGWLLLLRPSDPTQLDDLLEPDSYRAKLAGS, encoded by the coding sequence ATGGCCCTCCAGGTCCCCGACGACTGCCGCTACGCCGACAGCCATGAATACGTGCGCCCGGAGGGGGAGCTGGTGAGGGTGGGGGTGAGTGCCTTCGCCGTCGACCAGCTCGGCGACATCGTCTTCGTGGAACTGCCCGAAACCGGCACTCAGCTGGAGCGCGGCAGCAGTTTCGGCACGGTGGAATCGGTCAAGGCCGTCGAGGAGATGTACGCCCCGATCAGCGGCACCGTGGAGCTGCGCAACGAGGCGGTGCTCTCCAGCCCCGAGGAACTGCAGAACGATCCCTATGGGGAGGGTTGGTTGCTGCTGCTGCGCCCCAGCGATCCCACCCAGCTCGACGATCTGCTGGAGCCCGACAGCTACCGCGCCAAGCTGGCGGGCTCCTGA